In Struthio camelus isolate bStrCam1 chromosome 4, bStrCam1.hap1, whole genome shotgun sequence, a genomic segment contains:
- the SLC10A4 gene encoding sodium/bile acid cotransporter 4, producing the protein MASSGEPPAGGGGPDGEERAGGGGGLGDGSLSQGLSVLVGLALCVTMLGLGCAVELGQLGQQLRRPVGVLLALLAQFVAMPLLAFLLALLFALDEVAAVAVLLCGSCPGGSLSNLMSLLVDGDMNLSIIMTASSTLLALFLMPLCLWVYSRHWINTTLVQLLPLGAVSLMLASTLLPIGLGVLIRYKHPRVADLLVKVSLWSLLVTLVVLFILTGTMLGPDLMAHIPASVYAIAVLMPLAGYALGYGLATVFALPPHCRRTVSLETGCQNVQLCTAILKLTFPPQLIGSMYMFPLLYALFQSAEAGLFVLAYKMYGRDSYKQDALGEEEDTDISYKKLKEEEVADTSYGTVTTEEHSSVQMELVQTTL; encoded by the exons ATGGCCAGCTCCGGCgagccgccggcgggcggcggcggccccgacgGCGaggagcgggcggggggcggcggcggcctcggggaCGGCTCCTTGAGCCAGGGCTTGAGCGTGCTGGTGGGGCTGGCGCTGTGCGTGACCATGCTGGGGCTGGGCTGCGCCGTGGAGCTGGGGCAGCTCGGCCAGCAGCTGCGGCGGCCCGTCGGggtgctgctggcgctgctggcgcaGTTCGTGGCCATGCCGCTGCTGGCCTTCCTCCTGGCGCTCCTCTTCGCCCTGGACGAGGTGGCGGCCGTGGCCGTGCTGCTGTGCGGCTCCTGCCCCGGCGGCAGCCTCTCCAACCTCATGTCGCTGCTCGTCGACGGGGACATGAACCTCAG tatTATCATGACGGCCTCCTCCACCTTGCTGGCCCTGTTCCTGATGCCCCTGTGCCTCTGGGTCTACAGCCGCCACTGGATCAACACGACCCTGGTGCAGCTGCTGCCCCTGGGGGCAGTGAGCCTGATGCTGGCCAGCACCCTCCTGCCCATCGGCCTGGGGGTGCTCATCCGCTACAAGCACCCCCGCGTCGCCGACCTCCTGGTTAAG GTTTCCCTGTGGTCCCTCCTGGTGACTCTGGTGGTCCTGTTCATCCTGACCGGAACCATGCTGGGGCCAGACCTGATGGCACATATTCCTGCGTCTGTCTACGCCATAGCGGTGCTGATGCCTCTGGCCGGGTACGCCTTGGGCTACGGCTTAGCCACGGTCTTTGCCCTGCCGCCGCACTGCAGGAGGACAGTGTCCCTGGAAACGGGGTGCCAAAACGTGCAGCTGTGCACCGCCATCCTGAAGCTCACCTTCCCACCGCAGCTCATCGGCAGCATGTACATGTTCCCCTTGCTTTATGCGCTTTTTCAGTCGGCAGAAGCAGGACTCTTTGTGCTGGCATACAAGATGTACGGGAGAGATAGCTACAAGCAAGACGCTCTCGGTGAGGAGGAAGACACGGATATTTCCtacaagaaactgaaagaagaGGAAGTGGCCGATACTTCGTACGGCACAGTGACCACAGAGGAGCACAGCTCTGTTCAGATGGAGCTGGTGCAGACTACGCTTTAG
- the ZAR1 gene encoding zygote arrest protein 1 has protein sequence MAEEAMESYLYAAYHPYSYRYPPPKGKGGAAGGWRPRGGYLSGYGDTAAAAAAAAAEYFDNYQRAQLKAILSQVNPNLTPRLRKANTKEVGVQVNPRQDASVQCSLGPRTLLRRRPGPSAAPLPPEQEQGSPATISTRAVRFPRTIAVYSPMASRRLTAFLEEPDAEPERRPPDEPAAAVGEEEEAAPAAAVEEEAAAAALREQREAEAAAVRASWEQPPAEGGAEPLGQRPPASPAAPGPAAAAPEGGREPAAAAEPAAAAEPAAAAEPAAAAEPAAAAAAAAPKREPAQGKTRLRFQFLEQKYGYYHCKDCNIRWESAYVWCVQGTNKVYFRQFCRTCQKSYNPYRVEDITCQSCKQTRCTCPVKMRHVDPKRPHRQDLCGRCKGKRLSCDSTFSFKYII, from the exons ATGGCGGAGGAGGCGATGGAGAGTTACCTGTACGCTGCCTACCACCCCTACTCCTACCGCTACCCGCCGCCCAAGGGcaagggcggcgcggcgggcggctggcggccgcggggcggctaCTTGTCGGGCTACGGggacacggcggcggcggccgcggcggcggcggccgagtaCTTCGACAACTACCAGCGGGCGCAGCTGAAGGCCATCCTGTCGCAGGTCAACCCCAACCTGACGCCGCGGCTCCGCAAGGCCAACACCAAGGAGGTGGGCGTCCAGGTGAACCCGCGCCAGGACGCCTCGGTGCAGTGCTCCCTGGGGCCCCGCACGCTGCtgcggcgccggcccggccccagcgccgcgccgctgccgccggagcaggagcagggcagccccGCCACCATCAGCACCCGCGCCGTGCGCTTCCCCCGCACCATCGCCGTCTACTCGCCCATGGCCTCCCGCAGACTCACCGCCTTCCTGGAGGAGCCGGACGCCGAGccggagcggcggccgccggacgagccggccgccgccgtcggggaggaggaggaggcggcgccggcggcggccgtcgaggaggaggcggccgccgccgcgctgaggGAGCagcgggaggcggaggcggccgccGTCCGGGCGAGCTGGGAGCAGCcccccgcggagggcggcgcggagccgctgGGGCAGCGCCCACCCGCgtcccccgccgcgccggggcccgcagcggcggcgcccgaggggggccgggagccggcggcggcagcggagccggcggcggcagcggagccggcggcggcagcggagccggcggcggcagcggagccggcggcggcggccgctgccgccgcccctaaGCGGGAGCCGGCGCAGGGCAAGACCCGCCTGCGCTTccag TTCCTGGAGCAGAAGTACGGCTACTACCACTGCAAGGACTGCAACATCCGCTGGGAGAGCGCATACGTGTGGTGCGTGCAGGGCACCAACAAG GTCTATTTCCGGCAGTTCTGCCGGACGTGCCAGAAGTCCTACAACCCCTACCGCGTCGAGGACATCACCTGCCAG AGCTGCAAGCAGACGAGGTGCACCTGCCCTGTGAAGATGCGCCATGTGGATCCCAAGAGGCCTCATCGCCAAGATCTCTGTGGGAGATGCAAGGGCAAACGCCTCTCCTGCGATAGCACATTCAGTTTCAAATACAttatctga